The following are encoded in a window of Prochlorococcus marinus str. MIT 1013 genomic DNA:
- a CDS encoding inorganic diphosphatase, with product MDLSDLPPSPSPGLVNLVVEIPAGSRNKYEYFSSAGIMALDRVLHSSVRYPFDYGFIPNTLAEDGAPLDAMVVMEEPTFAGCLIQARPIGVLDMHDSGAYDGKLLCIPTADPRQREINTIKQIAQNQLEDVAEFFRTYKSLEGRVIVIDGWRDYDAVDELLNSCIDAYQSDMRGK from the coding sequence ATGGACCTGAGTGATCTCCCTCCTTCACCATCGCCTGGATTAGTAAATCTAGTTGTAGAGATTCCAGCTGGAAGTAGAAATAAATACGAATATTTTAGCTCTGCAGGCATTATGGCTCTTGATAGGGTTTTGCATTCTTCAGTCAGATATCCATTTGATTATGGATTTATTCCAAACACTCTGGCTGAGGATGGAGCGCCGCTTGATGCAATGGTTGTTATGGAAGAACCTACTTTTGCAGGTTGCTTGATTCAGGCAAGACCTATTGGAGTGCTTGATATGCATGACTCAGGTGCATACGATGGCAAACTTTTATGTATACCTACCGCTGATCCAAGACAAAGAGAAATTAATACTATTAAGCAAATAGCACAGAATCAACTGGAGGATGTAGCTGAGTTTTTTAGAACTTACAAGAGCTTGGAGGGGAGGGTGATCGTAATAGATGGATGGAGAGACTATGATGCTGTTGATGAATTATTGAATAGCTGCATAGATGCTTATCAATCTGATATGAGAGGGAAATAA
- a CDS encoding resolvase, with translation MLNGSVNSGTNEKSEVTIEKVLNSASNLSDALLTIDDVQKTLNRSRASVYRYTNTDTRNLNPPFNPRKLNTEFRSDQKDQLLFHPNEVARFAKDILRIKEVTVEILNSPSSETQNILTAILEELRIIRNKLDGKSDSNQNSISNHLQDTDRKAA, from the coding sequence ATGTTAAACGGGTCAGTAAATTCAGGAACAAATGAAAAATCAGAGGTGACTATTGAGAAAGTATTGAATTCAGCTTCCAACTTAAGTGATGCATTATTAACTATTGATGACGTACAGAAAACTTTGAATAGATCTAGAGCTTCTGTTTATAGATATACAAATACTGATACTAGGAATCTTAATCCACCATTTAATCCTAGAAAATTAAATACTGAATTTAGAAGTGATCAGAAAGATCAATTGCTTTTTCATCCCAATGAAGTCGCAAGATTTGCAAAAGATATTCTTAGAATCAAGGAAGTCACAGTTGAAATACTTAATTCTCCATCATCAGAAACTCAAAATATTCTTACCGCAATACTTGAGGAGTTGAGAATTATTAGAAATAAACTTGATGGTAAATCTGATTCGAATCAGAATAGTATTTCTAATCATTTGCAAGACACTGATAGAAAGGCTGCTTAA
- a CDS encoding Spx/MgsR family RNA polymerase-binding regulatory protein → MKLFSYSSCSTCRRAIKWLKNNDITFELIDILNSPPSKEMLISASELYGDRKYLLNTSGVVYRSIGSNVVKEMTDSELFEKLVREPRLIKRPFLYKPNKFFLIGFKEEKWAEKLL, encoded by the coding sequence GTGAAATTATTTAGTTATTCTTCATGTTCAACTTGTCGCAGAGCGATTAAGTGGCTTAAAAACAATGATATTACCTTTGAATTAATTGATATTTTAAATTCCCCTCCGTCTAAGGAAATGCTTATCTCAGCTAGTGAGTTATATGGTGATAGAAAATATCTTTTAAATACCAGTGGAGTCGTATATCGTTCTATCGGTTCAAATGTTGTAAAAGAAATGACTGATAGTGAGTTATTTGAGAAACTTGTTCGGGAACCCAGATTAATAAAGAGACCTTTTCTATATAAGCCGAATAAATTCTTTTTAATTGGGTTTAAAGAGGAAAAGTGGGCAGAAAAATTACTTTGA